From the Fusarium poae strain DAOMC 252244 chromosome Unknown contig_4, whole genome shotgun sequence genome, one window contains:
- a CDS encoding uncharacterized protein (TransMembrane:1 (o59-82i)): protein MLKSFSRWRTWYAANFDWNNHELRDVEYEPIWGTQYVRKMVQRHEALGLSDNGVTVVMLGYFFITMATTVPAAVWMIIHILLDEDVLRRVWYQIGPAFQSTGAGERPDIKMLMKDPLLNSIYYETLRLRVTSTVGRTSIDEGLNLAGGWNVKAGEPIMCTGRLAGLDESFWNTGQPLSTDQPSHPLETFWAERFLDCPGSTSLSGPMKKKHVQPIRDSPGHLCVGRDTVAKL, encoded by the exons ATGCTGAAAAGCTTCAGCCGTTGGCGCACCTGGTATGCTGCAAATTTTGACTGGAACAATCACGAGCTTCGCGATGTCGAGTACGAACCTATCTGGGGTACCCAGTACGTCCGTAAGATGGTTCAGCGACACGAGGCCCTCGGGCTCTCCGACAACGGAGTGACCGTGGTGATGCTGGGATACTTTTTTAT CACAATGGCAACCACCGTCCCCGCTGCTGTGTGGATGATCATACACATCCTACTCGATGAAGATGTGCTCCGACGGGTTTGGTACCAGATCGGTCCGGCGTTCCAGTCCACAGGGGCCGGAGAGCGACCAGATATcaagatgttgatgaaaGACCCACTCCTCAACTCCATCTACTACGAAACACTCAGGCTACGTGTCACGAGTACTGTTGGTCGAACATCCATCGACGAAGGGTTGAATCTCGCTGGAGGCTGGAACGTCAAGGCTGGCGAGCCCATCATGTGTACTGGCCGGCTTGCGGGACTGGATGAATCCTTTTGGAACACCGGCCAGCCCCTGTCTACTGACCAGCCTTCGCACCCTCTGGAAACCTTCTGGGCTGAGCGGTTTCTCGATTGTCCAGGCAGCACCAGTCTCAGCGgaccgatgaagaagaagcacgTCCAGCCTATACGGGATTCTCCAG GTCATCTTTGCGTCGGTCGCGATACTGTTGCAAAATTATGA